In a genomic window of Apteryx mantelli isolate bAptMan1 chromosome 2, bAptMan1.hap1, whole genome shotgun sequence:
- the MED10 gene encoding mediator of RNA polymerase II transcription subunit 10 produces the protein MAMAEKFDSLEEHLEKFVENIRQLGIIVSDFQPSSQAGLNQKLNFMVTGLQDIDKCRQQLHDISVPLEVFEYIDQGRNPQLYTKECLERALAKNEQVKGKIDTMKKFKSLLIQELTKVFPEDMAKYKAIRGEDPPP, from the exons ATGGCGATGGCGGAGAAGTTCGACTCGCTGGAGGAGCACCTGGAGAAGTTCGTGGAGAACATCCGCCAGCTCGGCATCATCGTCAGCGActtccagcccagcagccaggctggcctcaACCAAAAACT GAACTTTATGGTGACGGGCTTGCAGGATATCGACAAGTGTCGGCAGCAGCTTCACGACATCAGCGTGCCCTTGGAAGTTTTTGA ATATATAGATCAAGGCCGTAATCCTCAGCTTTACACTAAAGAGTGTCTGGAGCGAGCTTTGGCTAAGAATGAGcaagtaaaaggaaaaatagacACAATGAAG aaaTTTAAAAGTCTGTTAATTCAAGAGCTAACCAAGGTGTTCCCCGAAGACATGGCAAAGTACAAAGCTATTCGAGGTGAAGATCCTCCTCCTTAA